Genomic window (Candidatus Methylomirabilota bacterium):
GGTCTCCGCGCCCGGCGCATCCGCACCTGGAAGACCTCGGCTGATCCCGCGTTCGATCGGAAAAAAAACGCATCCGGCAGCTCTACCGGAGGTGCCCACCGCGGGCGGCGGTGATCTCGTTCGACGAGTGGGGGCCCCTGGAACTCAAACCCTTGGGGGGCGTCGCCTGGGCCCGTCGGCGCCGGCCGCAGCGGATGCGGGCCACGTATCACCGACGCAAGGGGACCGAGCAGTTCCTCGGCTTCTACGACGTGCATGCCGACTGCTTGAGCGGGCTGTTCCGGCGCCGCAAGCGCATCGTCGAAATCAGCGAGGCGTTTCGGCGCTTGCGCGCGTGCTACCCGCGCAAACGCCTCTTCGTCATCCTGGATAACTTGCACAATGTCCATGATCATCCGCGCTTCCTGGCGGTGCTCCGCCGCCTGCACATCCACCCCGTGTGGACGCCCACGGACGCCTCCTGGCTCAACGCCATCGAAGCTCACTTCGGGGTCACGAAGCGAGCCACCCTCACCGGCTCGGACGATCTCGACCACGTCCCGCGCCGCCGCCGCATCTATCGCTACCTCCGCTACCGCAACCGCCAAATCGGCCAGGCAGATCATCCCTTGACGCGCATCCGGTCCACTCGCCCTATCAAGTTGGATCGACACTAGGCGGGCCCTCGACGGGATCCGGGCCGGGCGCCGGTGCGGGAGCCGGCGCCC
Coding sequences:
- a CDS encoding transposase, with translation MISFDEWGPLELKPLGGVAWARRRRPQRMRATYHRRKGTEQFLGFYDVHADCLSGLFRRRKRIVEISEAFRRLRACYPRKRLFVILDNLHNVHDHPRFLAVLRRLHIHPVWTPTDASWLNAIEAHFGVTKRATLTGSDDLDHVPRRRRIYRYLRYRNRQIGQADHPLTRIRSTRPIKLDRH